The Candidatus Poribacteria bacterium sequence ACATGCTCAAACGTTTGGCACAGTCCTTTAGAGAAATGAAAACGCTTGGACGTGGACACCCACAATTCAAGTCGTGCAAGAAACACAAGGGAATGACGTTTGACGGCGGGCAAGCCCCGCTTGAAAAAGTTTTGGATAAACAGAAACACGAAAGAAATCATCCTACCTACAAAATCCGCTTGAATGGACGCTGGTATCGTTTCGCCTTGCATCGTGCGATTGAAGGTAAAATCCTTCGCGTTCAGGTTACAAGGGACGCACTCGGAGATGTGTATATCACGCTCACTGAAGATTTTACGGAAGTCCGCTACGAACCCAAGACAGGTAAAGCTGAAGGGTTTGATTTTGGTATCAAAGACTTCTTGACTACCAGTGATGGTGAAAGAC is a genomic window containing:
- a CDS encoding transposase; this translates as MSKHLTHLKKLEKYQHWNIPYSWALQNMLKRLAQSFREMKTLGRGHPQFKSCKKHKGMTFDGGQAPLEKVLDKQKHERNHPTYKIRLNGRWYRFALHRAIEGKILRVQVTRDALGDVYITLTEDFTEVRYEPKTGKAEGFDFGIKDFLTTSDGER